The Monomorium pharaonis isolate MP-MQ-018 chromosome 5, ASM1337386v2, whole genome shotgun sequence genome includes a window with the following:
- the LOC105828128 gene encoding uncharacterized protein LOC105828128 isoform X9 has protein sequence MSDGSNMGLFGSKDRNQEQKEKSSKDSSPARYAPYGVDSDTETYDTEALSMMDINDIIGVQSGEQVGESTLESEIAALSQIITDSKVELTLQSKDLNPVIQQQTSSKIANLTSSTLHISSIDNTSESSIVSEKCTDSICELQEEMSDLTCENETRTEPSVIAEMSASENADVDFKRDEAFDVKTSEIVINTSTMVCTSELSSNDKSCIDNNSLTVTSNDTLQGTVRDEQQVDIVFPMGHEMSDAKKTADETVDNIIDSQNETKSGLKPVVIACGNISKSLQLIGEAYNSEDSEETDMNDNDSPKETPSLSTHRETSSSDVSAKQHKEDSCEITDILEQSTEISSKLNDTSVAISEELNAKVETVIDSKLDLDKIESENSNQSEMLQQVLEVQEDVDDTASTKVSECVDIETLTRTQQNENNTEIEMNTTERTALEHQSSNETLKETADTIVDTSAILTMEITKNIEQREENTEIESSTLALGSETEEQDLAISSEKELPNTKEANEHSCPAVDANVLECEDRDIVSVNKIQESTLTKTSDKELSMTDATNKNNNSQEVDVTFIQKDLEKTVVTSDNQDSADVVETKKETSVLMDTNVLQTASDTTNKDLILNEDISRNRPDAEEKNITDVPAGSHLLSEENSDLSSKNLIIQSDSTSDGNNSEDTNVCTQDVLETLTSVKHEKSIDQFPSVLLEKSEINNTTSSKFEELHSILISHEDSSSLENVSKSEVEEIENVERKILEAASLSVNKDQNKTALIENKPVQMSNQSESSVLKQDNSSIKVESKLSLENVTSSNILLENDTNSSLTENLIAPENDVTDYICNIVRKEDKVAENITAEISLNETAIKISDLDEDKVKEIEKITEKEKKVNEINLVSESVIPEDVQANSENINLQDDEKTKPCERIAKIPMESKNSIDVAPTVEENNMQPIIKESTDANLKEVQSNIDEISLSQKSSDEKMSTEKLIEKLPQDLANVDAPATVQTVDSLEGLLDITLMSDNENSSLKDMKTEDKTLMEEIVSKNIDMDLLLDQANQSEATMTQSSDYITNVIVSCLSNRDNETSETDINIPSNDKTTENKDTSLKVNEDMSAELVSETASNDKMEESLETDSNLQQNDLDVDFESSRLEAVDLEESETKLELPQDILEGVIPSESLSRHTDTPTVIENSQSSSEISELESAVKFLQESEEQTIDSLVLSPKMVESVVEDITKQANAELYVPDEIDNFTNAESELAHLRNADATDSISISEAEIISEAAKLENERKFATQMQNVPNIVVKDTEELNEETRMCLSDTTSVADNSLNAQTVEQSHKEKGAVPEIRSLSSEGILKACELIPRVSILEERLKEPPKIEIPVPDSSKVLESSISPNDSLLIPKDARAIAYSRMLESPKSADKVELKGADTPRKDFEKHSDLENVGSPRIILKIAKSAITDCSEPRSPKSPKIRSATNSPNPDDSPGQKLGKIKLKLSKGGHPSIISNENLDEVNQWHTTENTSSLSPIGMKIKLSKSGDASIVGIEKHESPDDSKEVKYKIEEPKRTDSPIGMKIKLSKSGDASIISDSKQQDTKEALTKHKEKLEMPQGSPKRTESPIGMKIKLSKTGDASIIQTDRQESLEEHKEVTQKRTDSPIGMKIKLSKTGDASIVSPDASEDLSTKTKEKQDHPELPKRTESPIGMKIKLSKCKGAASIISVDNTEDTKDKLEVPEPPKRTESPLGMKIKLSKTGDASIIHSEVTEDVKEMKHKDRSEILQDTVKTPESSGLKIKMKTGEAASLISPDVTEEQDVLQTFGLSTSSVPRIKVSKSGDMSVVSNKTELTEESRSRGEGQAEMPKRTESPLGMKIKLSKSGDASIVQSEIIAEEHQSKTTRADAEYSKGSDSSLGMKIKLFKTGDASVVETPSSGSSSEKKDKQQRRRDAADSPLEMKIKLSKTGHPTIVTCDSHGESTAQKGKDPAAVDPAINFSHRYMEHAAGHKESPLKIIKTSGHPSILQSNRSELTIEPVQMQNRKQQPTETAQQQIEISPKRKDVTISPIESKKSKLETQLSQILPEVTIQPVMCRDQKQQQQQQQQQQKLLFDPKTSLISRQQMNVINQEISITQVRSDNASDKFKDICKNSPGGLSDCEIIEHRPELIIVNENSNSSQDVVIIEEVSPNRADIKVPKKRGRPRRNPATVQQQQQPSAQMLIPRDPLALDDVQQVPPQQFEHRENERPKRTCRNQKSYAPPKRGRGGRGRGKRKLDNVEPQIGKKTRIEQDLSAIEASTMAVITIDETPVQQESLRKSSELYKALKQPPIDRKSSALGRKEAAKKDSKISNSEIAVLDPTSSLCTQEDPTKASNQSLLVSKADEQHKKPALEIVSERTQKSAVKQHAENKGKISDGIKEIPVPPGHSNWLTPTSKKQPDSTAIRGETVSTVQVIDEETRMSAESGSRSQTPARNIPAPTSETIINEESQGSVLSTATTESEKVKVKNRRMEINFDPDEGPFTVDKIAEYEWPLDRKGETFMIQEQISQYLGVKSFKRKYPDLKRRVNAWRPRE, from the exons ATGTCCGACGGTTCTAACATGGGCCTATTTGGCTCTAAGGACCGGAATCaggaacaaaaagaaaaatcttcCAAGGACAGCTCCCCAGCCCGTTATGCGCCATACGGCGTTGACAGCGACACCGAGACATACGATACCGAGGCCCTGAGCATGATGGATATCAACGATATCATCGGCGTACAGTCCGGTGAGCAGGTCGGCGAGTCGACCCTGGAGAGCGAGATTGCCGCTCTTTCACAGATTATTACGGATTCAAAGGTAGAACTGACTTTGCAGTCAAAGGACTTAAACCCAGTAATACAACAACAGACTTCTTCTAAGATAGCTAATCTCACTTCTAGTACTCTTCATATCTCAAGCATTGATAATACCAGCGAATCTAGTATTGTGTCTGAAAAGTGTACAGATAGCATTTGTGAGTTGCAGGAAGAAATGTCTGATCTTACCTGTGAAAATGAGACACGCACGGAACCGTCAGTTATCGCGGAAATGAGTGCCTCGGAAAACGCAGATGTGGACTTTAAACGCGATGAAGCTTTCGACGTAAAGACTAGCGAAATAGTTATTAATACATCCACTATGGTTTGTACATCAGAATTGTCTTCCAATGACAAATCGTGCATTGATAATAATTCGTTGACTGTCACGTCAAACGATACTTTACAGGGAACTGTCCGAGACGAGCAACAAGTGGACATTGTTTTTCCCATGGGTCACGAGATGAGCGACGCTAAGAAAACGGCGGATGAAACTGTTGACAATATCATTGACAGCCAAAACGAAACCAAGAGTGGTTTAAAGCCTGTAGTAATAGCTTGTGGAAACATTAGCAAGAGTTTACAATTGATAGGAGAAGCATACAACTCTGAGGATTCGGAGGAAACTGACATGAATGACAATGACTCGCCTAAAGAAACCCCATCACTTTCTACTCATAGGGAAACTTCGTCATCGGATGTTTCTGCAAAACAGCACAAGGAAGATAGTTGTGAAATAACCGATATATTGGAGCAAAGTACTGAGATTTCTTCAAAGTTAAATGACACGAGTGTGGCTATCTCGGAAGAATTAAACGCGAAAGTAGAAACTGTTATAGATAGCAAATTAGATCTAGATAAAATAGAGTCAGAAAATTCTAATCAAAGTGAAATGTTGCAACAAGTTTTAGAAGTACAAGAAGATGTAGACGATACTGCGTCAACTAAAGTATCAGAGTGTGTTGATATTGAAACATTAACTCGCACAcaacaaaatgaaaataatactgAAATCGAAATGAATACAACTGAAAGAACAGCATTAGAACATCAATCTTCTAATGAAACTTTGAAAGAAACTGCAGATACAATTGTTGATACATCTGCCATATTAACAATGGAAATAACAAAGAATATAGAACAAAGGGAAGAAAATACTGAAATAGAATCAAGTACATTAGCACTAGGTTCTGAAACAGAAGAGCAAGATTTAGCAATTTCTAGTGAAAAAGAACTGCCAAATACGAAAGAAGCAAATGAGCATAGTTGTCCTGCTGTTGATGCAAACGTTCTTGAATGCGAAGATAGGGATATTGTTtcagtaaataaaattcaggAGTCTACTTTAACCAAAACATCTGATAAGGAATTAAGTATGACAGACGcgacgaataaaaataataattctcagGAGGTAGATGTCACTTTTATACAGAAGGATCTTGAAAAAACTGTTGTAACTTCTGATAATCAAGATAGTGCAGATGTAGTGGAgactaaaaaagaaacatctgTACTAATGGATACAAATGTACTTCAAACTGCATCAGATACAACTaacaaagatttaattttaaatgaagatATATCAAGGAATCGTCCAGATGCTGAAGAAAAGAATATAACTGATGTACCTGCAGGTAGTCACTTACTAAGTGAGGAAAATTCAGATTTGAGctctaaaaatttgataatacaGAGTGATTCGACATCTGATGGTAATAATTCTGAAGATACAAATGTTTGCACACAAGATGTTCTTGAAACACTAACCTCGGTTAAACATGAAAAATCCATTGATCAATTTCCATCTGTGTTATTAGAAAAatctgaaattaataatactacaTCTAGTAAATTTGAAGAATTACATTCTATTCTGATTTCGCACGAAGATTCAAGTAGTTTAGAAAATGTAAGCAAATCCGAAGttgaagaaatagaaaatgtagAAAGAAAGATATTGGAAGCTGCATCATTATCTGTTAACAAAGATCAAAATAAAACTGCATTGATAGAAAATAAACCAGTGCAAATGTCTAATCAATCTGAATCAAGTGTTCTAAAACAAGACAATTCGTCTATAAAAGTAGAAAGTAAATTATCTTTGGAAAATGTTACGTCTtccaatatattattagagaATGATACAAATTCTTCATTAACTGAAAATTTGATTGCTCCAGAAAATGATGTAACAGATTACATTTGTAACATAGTACGGAAGGAAGATAAAGTCGCGGAAAATATTACAGCTGAGATATCATTGAATGAGacagcaataaaaatatcagattTAGACGAGGATAAAgttaaagaaattgaaaagattactgaaaaggaaaagaaagtgaatgaaataaatttagtttcgGAATCAGTAATtccagaggatgtccaagCAAATTCAGAGAATATCAATTTACAAGACGATGAAAAAACGAAACCGTGTGAAAGAATTGCGAAAATACCTATGGAATCGAAAAACTCAATCGATGTAGCGCCGACAGTTGAAGAGAATAATATGCAACCAATTATAAAAGAATCCACTGATGCTAATTTAAAAGAGGTACAATCAAATATCGACGAAATCTCTTTATCACAAAAGAGCTCAGACGAAAAAATGAGTACTGAAAAGTTAATAGAGAAACTGCCTCAAGATTTGGCAAATGTGGATGCTCCAGCTACCGTTCAAACCGTAGATTCTCTAGAAGGACTTTTGGACATAACACTTATGTCAGACAATGAAAATTCTTCGTTAAAGGATATGAAAACTGAGGATAAAACCTTAATGGAGGAGATAGTAAGTAAAAACATTGATATGGATCTTTTATTAGATCAAGCAAATCAAAGCGAAGCAACCATGACGCAGAGTTCGGACTACATAACAAATGTTATTGTTAGTTGTTTGTCAAACAGAGATAATGAAACGAGCGAGACTGATATCAACATACCGAGTAACGATAAAACTACCGAAAACAAGGATACTAGTTTAAAAGTGAACGAAGACATGAGTGCGGAGCTGGTTAGTGAGACGGCGAGTAACGATAAGATGGAAGAGTCTCTTGAAACGGATAGTAATTTGCAGCAGAACGATCTGGACGTGGATTTTGAGAGCAGTCGATTGGAGGCCGTTGATTTAGAAGAAAGCGAAACGAAACTGGAGCTGCCGCAGGATATTCTGGAGGGTGTAATACCGAGCGAGAGTCTTTCCCGGCATACCGATACTCCAACCGTCATCGAGAATTCGCAGTCGAGTTCGGAGATCTCGGAATTGGAATCCGCGGTGAAGTTTTTGCAGGAATCAGAGGAGCAAACGATAGACTCACTAGTACTCTCGCCGAAAATGGTGGAGAGCGTCGTCGAGGACATAACAAAGCAGGCGAACGCGGAGCTCTACGTGCCCGATGAAATAGACAATTTTACGAACGCCGAGTCCGAATTAGCGCATCTAAGGAACGCTGATGCTACGGATTCGATCTCCATTTCGGAAGCAGAGATCATATCGGAGGCGGCTAAGCTAGAGAATGAGCGAAAATTTGCGACGCAGATGCAGAACGTTCCTAATATTGTCGTGAAGGACACCGAAGAACTAAATGAAGAAACTCGCATGTGTTTATCTGATACCACTTCTGTCGCGGATAACTCCTTGAATGCGCAAACGGTGGAACAATCGCACAAGGAAAAAGGAGCTGTACCCGAAATTAGATCGTTGTCAAGTGAAGGTATTCTGAAAGCATGCGAACTGATTCCGAGGGTGTCAATATTGGAGGAGCGATTGAAGGAACCGCCAAAGATCGAGATACCCGTTCCGGATTCATCTAAGGTATTGGAATCTTCTATCAGTCCGAACGATAGTCTTCTTATACCGAAGGACGCGAGAGCTATCGCGTACTCGAGAATGTTGGAATCACCAAAATCGGCCGATAAAGTTGAGTTGAAAGGTGCAGACACGCCGCGCAAGGATTTTGAGAAACATTCGGACTTGGAGAACGTCGGTTCGCCGAGAATAATCCTAAAGATCGCCAAATCAGCGATCACAGATTGCAGCGAACCACGATCACCAAAGAGTCCAAAGATCCGATCGGCTACGAATTCACCGAATCCAGATGACAGTCCAGGTCAAAAGTTAGGaaagattaaattgaaattatcgaAGGGAGGCCATCCATCCATAATATCCAACGAAAATCTGGATGAGGTCAACCAGTGGCACACCACTGAGAACACATCGTCATTATCTCCCATCGGTATGAAAATCAAGCTCTCTAAATCCGGCGACGCTTCAATTGTGGGTATAGAAAAACACGAAAGTCCAGACGATTCGAAGGAGGTGAAGTACAAAATCGAAGAGCCGAAGAGAACGGATTCGCCGATCGGTATGAAGATAAAACTATCCAAATCTGGAGATGCCTCGATTATCTCCGATTCCAAGCAACAAGATACCAAAGAAGCTCTCACAAAACACAAGGAGAAATTGGAGATGCCGCAAGGAAGCCCAAAAAGAACAGAATCGCCAATTGGAATGAAGATCAAACTCTCAAAAACTGGTGACGCTTCTATTATTCAGACTGACAGGCAAGAATCTTTAGAAGAGCACAAAGAAGTCACGCAGAAAAGAACGGATTCTCCGATTGGTATGAAAATTAAACTGTCGAAAACCGGTGACGCTTCCATCGTATCTCCGGATGCTTCCGAGGATTTGTCTACGAAGACGAAGGAAAAGCAAGATCATCCGGAGCTACCGAAAAGGACTGAGTCTCCGATTGGAATGAAGATAAAGCTATCTAAATGCAAAGGCGCTGCATCTATTATTTCGGTAGACAACACTGAAGATACAAAGGACAAATTGGAGGTACCTGAACCACCTAAACGCACCGAGTCGCCACTTGGtatgaaaataaagttatcTAAAACCGGAGACGCGTCTATTATACATTCCGAAGTCACAGAAGATGTTAAGGAAATGAAACATAAAGACAGGTCTGAGATATTGCAAGACACAGTGAAAACACCAGAGTCTTCCGGGCTCAAGATCAAGATGAAGACAGGCGAAGCGGCATCGTTAATATCGCCGGACGTTACCGAAGAGCAAGATGTATTACAAACTTTTGGATTATCTACAAGCAGCGTTCCAAGGATTAAAGTATCTAAATCTGGAGATATGTCAGTGGTTTCTAATAAAACAGAGTTAACAGAAGAGTCGAGATCACGGGGAGAGGGTCAGGCAGAAATGCCGAAGAGAACGGAATCTCCACTCGGCATGAAAATCAAGTTGTCCAAGAGCGGCGACGCTTCCATTGTGCAAAGCGAAATTATCGCTGAGGAGCATCAAAGTAAGACCACGCGTGCCGATGCAGAATATTCGAAAGGCAGCGACTCGTCACTCGGGATGAAGATTAAGCTATTTAAAACCGGCGACGCTTCGGTGGTAGAAACACCATCTTCCGGTTCTTCTTCCGAGAAGAAAGACAAACAGCAGCGACGCAGAGATGCCGCCGATTCACCATTAGAGATGAAAATCAAACTGTCCAAAACCGGTCACCCTACGATCGTAACCTGTGACAGTCACGGCGAGTCCACCGCGCAGAAAGGTAAAGATCCAGCGGCTGTGGATccagcaataaatttttctcacaGATATATGGAACACGCTGCAGGGCATAAAGAATCTCCATTGAAAATCATCAAGACCAGCGGTCATCCGTCCATTCTACAGAGCAATCGTTCTGAACTGACGATCGAGCCGGTGCAGATGCAGAACAGAAAACAGCAACCGACGGAGACCGCCCAGCAACAGATCGAAATATCGCCCAAACGTAAAGATGTAACAATCTCGCCAATTGAAAGCAAGAAATCTAAGTTAGAGACGCAGCTCTCGCAGATTCTGCCGGAGGTCACAATCCAACCAGTAATGTGTCGGGATCAGaaacagcagcaacaacagcagcagcaacagcagaaACTATTATTCGATCCGAAAACGAGTTTGATCAGTCGACAGCAGATGAACGTGATCAACCAGGAGATCAGTATCACGCAAGTACGGTCAGATAATGCGTCCGACAAGTTCAAGGATATATGCAAAAATTCGCCGGGTGGATTATCGGATTGCGAAATCATCGAACATCGCCCGGAACTGATAATCGTTAACGAAAATTCGAACTCCAGCCAGGATGTTGTCATCATAGAGGAGGTGTCGCCCAATAGAGCCGATATTAAGGTGCCGAAGAAGAGAGGCAGACCGCGAAGAAATCCTGCGACAGTgcaacagcaacaacagccATCCGCGCAAATGCTGATACCCAGAGATCCCTTGGCATTAGATGATGTACAGCAAGTTCCTCCGCAACAATTCGAACACAGAGAAAACGAGAGGCCTAAGAGAACTTGCAGGAATCAGAAAAGTTATGCTCCACCAAAGAGAGGCAGAGGAGGACGAG GTCGTGGTAAACGGAAACTAGATAACGTAGAGCCtcaaattggaaaaaaaactcGTATAGAGCAAGACTTATCAGCTATAGAGGCATCGACGATGGCTGTCATCACTATTGACGAAACACCAGTACAACAAGAATCACTTCGGAAATCATCAGAACTTTACAAGGCGCTAAAGCAACCACCCATAGATCGTAAAAGCTCCGCGTTAGGTCGTAAAGAAGCGGCAAAAAAGGATTCCAAAATCTCGAACTCGGAGATTGCGGTACTAGATCCTACAAGTTCGTTATGCACTCAAGAAGATCCGACAAAAGCGTCTAATCAGAGCTTATTGGTTTCGAAAGCTGACGAGCAGCATAAAAAACCAGCCTTAGAAATCGTTTCTGAGAGGACGCAGAAGTCGGCAGTAAAGCAACATGCCGAAAATAAAGGTAAAATATCGGACGGGATTAAAGAGATACCTGTACCTCCCGGACATTCGAATTGGCTGACACCAACGTCGAAAAAGCAACCAGATTCGACAGCCATCAGAGGTGAAACAGTGTCGACAGTGCAAGTGATTGATGAAGAAACAAGAATGAGCGCCGAATCTGGTTCAAGGTCTCAAACACCGGCTAGAAATATACCAGCACCGA cttcggagacaataataaatgaaGAGTCGCAGGGTAGTGTCTTGAGCACCGCCACGACAGAATCGgaaaaagttaaagtaaaGAACCGAAgaatggaaattaattttgatcccGATGAAGGACCTTTCACTGTTGATAAAATAGCAGAATACGAATGGCCACTGGATCGAAAGGGTGAAACCTTTATGATACAGGAACAGATATCACAGTATCTTGGCGTAAAGTCTTTTAAACGTAAATATCCTGATCTCAAACGCAGAGTA aaTGCGTGGAGACCAAGGGAGTAG